ATATGCCAGACCTATGATCTCTTTGGGAGCTATTATGGTCATCAACATTACCATTACATATCCACCGATGATTAAATAGTGTAAAGGCCAACCCTTAAGAATTCGTAATACTCCAATAACAATAGCAAAGCCAACTGAAAAAGCCACAGTCAATCGCAATCCAATAGCATATTGATCCATCGTTTCTTGATTATTTTCAATTAAACCCGCGGCAGAAGATATTATCGAAGCTTCCTTTGCCACAGCAATTAAGGCCGGTTCTGCTATTGTTGTAGAAAAACCAAGGGCGAAGGAAAAAATCAAAAGCCATATAAGGCTTCCCTTCTTTGCAAATGCGTAAGCCATAGTCTCACCAATTGGAAATAACCCAATCTCCAAGCCTTCAACGAATAACATCAATCCCACTATAACAATTAGGAAACCGAATATAACTTCTCCAATTTGAGGAAATGTCTGCTGGATAACAAAACTCTGAAAAAAAACAACTAC
The nucleotide sequence above comes from Bacteroidota bacterium. Encoded proteins:
- a CDS encoding DUF1538 domain-containing protein; translation: MSWKYHIITVLNKLKIALIDLIPIIVVVVFFQSFVIQQTFPQIGEVIFGFLIVIVGLMLFVEGLEIGLFPIGETMAYAFAKKGSLIWLLIFSFALGFSTTIAEPALIAVAKEASIISSAAGLIENNQETMDQYAIGLRLTVAFSVGFAIVIGVLRILKGWPLHYLIIGGYVMVMLMTIIAPKEIIGLAYDAGGITTSTITVPLVTALGVGLATVIKGRSPLTDGFGLIAFASLLPMIFVMGYGLFWF